From one Thermodesulfobacteriota bacterium genomic stretch:
- a CDS encoding aconitate hydratase has protein sequence MPASRTLTRKLLEDHLAEGSLVPGEEIAIRIDHTLLQDATGTLAMLEFEALGLDRVRAQCAVQYVDHNLLQTDYRNADDHRFLQTASARFGLWFSRPGNGVSHQVHMERFGVPGKTLLGADSHTPGAAGVSMLGIGAGGLDVALAMAGIPYRLPCPKVLGVRLTGRLPEWVSAKDVILEMLRRRDVKGCVGFVVEYHGPGVAALSATDRETIGNMGTETGATSTVFPSDGRTRAYLEAQGRGGAWVELAADPGAPYDEEEEIDLGRLEPLIACPSSPGNVVPVREVAGTRVHQAIVGSSVNSSFRDLAVAASILKGRTVHPLVAFHVNPGSRQVLENVIEQGSGLALLRAGAVVNEPGCLGCIGMSQAPGTGQVSLRTFPRNFPGRSGTKDDQVYLCSPETATAAALRGAITDPRELGREMPYPRVEDPGRYLVDEASLLPPPEDGRGVEIVRGPNIRPFPALAPLPETLEATVALVVGDNISTDAILPAGARVLPLRSNIDAISEFVFSLVDPEFPGRCRELGSAAVVGGENYGQGSSREHAALAPRLLGVRVKLAKSFARIHHANLCNFGIVPLTFADPADYELLEKGSQVVFPELRRRVERGDTELPVAVGDRTVSVRLAASDRQRRALVAGGALNAFREALQRGEEGNGP, from the coding sequence ATGCCCGCGTCCCGAACCTTGACCCGGAAGCTGCTCGAGGACCACCTGGCGGAGGGAAGCCTGGTGCCCGGCGAGGAGATCGCCATCCGGATCGACCACACGCTCCTCCAGGACGCCACCGGGACGCTGGCCATGCTGGAGTTCGAGGCCCTGGGGCTCGACCGGGTGCGGGCCCAGTGCGCGGTGCAGTACGTGGACCACAACCTCCTCCAAACCGACTACCGAAACGCCGACGATCACCGCTTCCTCCAGACTGCCAGCGCCCGCTTCGGCCTGTGGTTCAGCAGGCCGGGCAACGGGGTCTCCCACCAGGTGCACATGGAGCGCTTCGGCGTCCCCGGCAAGACCCTCCTGGGGGCCGACAGCCACACCCCGGGGGCAGCGGGGGTCTCGATGCTGGGGATCGGCGCCGGAGGACTCGACGTAGCCCTGGCCATGGCGGGGATCCCCTACCGGCTCCCCTGCCCGAAGGTGCTGGGGGTGCGGCTCACGGGGCGCCTGCCCGAGTGGGTGAGCGCCAAGGACGTGATCCTTGAGATGCTTCGCCGTCGCGACGTGAAGGGGTGTGTGGGGTTCGTCGTCGAGTACCACGGCCCGGGAGTGGCCGCTCTGTCTGCTACCGACCGGGAGACCATCGGCAACATGGGCACCGAGACCGGCGCAACGAGCACGGTATTCCCCTCGGACGGGCGCACCCGCGCCTACCTGGAGGCGCAGGGCAGGGGGGGAGCCTGGGTGGAGCTCGCGGCCGACCCCGGGGCGCCCTACGACGAGGAGGAAGAGATCGACCTCGGCCGCCTCGAACCCCTCATCGCCTGCCCCTCTTCCCCCGGCAACGTCGTCCCGGTGCGGGAAGTGGCCGGCACCCGCGTGCACCAGGCCATCGTGGGCTCGAGCGTCAACTCCTCCTTCCGGGACCTCGCGGTGGCGGCGAGCATCCTCAAGGGGCGCACCGTCCACCCCCTGGTGGCCTTCCACGTCAACCCCGGCAGCCGGCAGGTGCTGGAGAACGTGATCGAACAGGGCAGCGGCCTGGCCCTGCTGCGGGCGGGGGCCGTAGTGAACGAGCCGGGCTGCTTGGGCTGCATCGGCATGAGCCAGGCGCCGGGAACCGGCCAGGTGAGCCTGCGCACCTTCCCGCGAAACTTCCCCGGCCGCTCGGGGACGAAGGACGACCAGGTCTACCTTTGCTCCCCCGAGACCGCCACTGCGGCGGCCCTGCGGGGCGCCATCACGGACCCCCGGGAGCTTGGGCGGGAGATGCCCTACCCCCGGGTCGAGGATCCGGGTCGCTACCTGGTGGACGAAGCCTCCCTGCTGCCCCCCCCCGAGGATGGACGGGGGGTGGAGATCGTGCGGGGGCCCAATATACGGCCCTTTCCGGCACTTGCGCCTCTGCCCGAGACGTTGGAGGCCACCGTGGCGCTGGTGGTCGGCGACAACATCTCCACCGACGCGATCCTGCCGGCGGGGGCCCGGGTGCTGCCCCTTCGGTCCAACATCGACGCCATCAGCGAGTTTGTGTTCAGCCTCGTGGACCCCGAGTTCCCAGGACGCTGCCGGGAGCTCGGGAGCGCCGCCGTGGTGGGAGGGGAGAACTACGGGCAAGGTTCCAGCCGCGAGCACGCGGCTCTTGCCCCGCGCCTTCTGGGGGTGCGGGTCAAGCTGGCCAAGAGCTTCGCCCGCATCCACCACGCGAACCTGTGCAACTTCGGGATCGTGCCCCTCACCTTCGCCGATCCGGCCGACTACGAGCTCCTGGAGAAGGGCTCGCAGGTCGTCTTCCCGGAGTTGCGCCGACGCGTCGAGCGCGGCGACACCGAGCTCCCCGTGGCAGTGGGCGACCGCACGGTGTCTGTGCGGCTAGCCGCCTCCGACCGGCAACGCAGGGCCCTGGTGGCGGGGGGCGCCCTCAACGCGTTCCGGGAAGCGCTCCAGCGAGGGGAGGAGGGCAACGGGCCATAG